The nucleotide sequence TTATAATAGGTTGTTAATACAGAGGAATCTCCTGCGAAGCAAAAATTACGTGGATGGCTGAATCGAAATTTACGAATTAAAATGACAGATGGTCGAGTTTTAATGGGCGCATTTTTGTGTACGGATCGTGATGCAAATGTGATTTTAGGAACATGTTCAGAATTTTTATCGGAAGATCATACAGAAGCAAGAAATCTTGGTTTAGTGATGATACCTGGTAGACACATTGTAACAATACATCTTGATGCTTGAGCAACTGtggtattttaaattaattaatataaaatttactgCCTTTTGTTCTCTTAAATGATACAATTACTTTGTcttccatttttcttttaattcagtcaggaaagagaaaaataaatattatatatctcAGTATGCTAATTCATAGCATATATCAacatataaatattcatttaaataagcacatattgttattgttattattatcattagaaTTACACAAGTAATTTATTGTTGATTGTAACATGCAATAAGAAATAAATCGTTTATATTGACTTTAATGATAtattgaaataaagaaataattataaattcactTTATTTTCCGTTATGTTGCATTTGGTTGCAGGAAGACTGTGTACTGATGTCTGGGTTTtccttataattatatttggttcataatatgtaaactgaaagtaatattaatttttctcattttttactTCGTAAGTACTTTACACACCTTTTTATTCATCCAACataataaataacataattaaagttttaaattacaattatgcTCATTGGAATGATTTAAATTAACTGTATCAAATTcaataaaagtaaattatttgCACACCAGTTGCAACTTAATTTATGCAAATGACATTTGGAGTAATAAAACCCCATTTGAAATTAACCATAACGGATATTATGCGTTTTTCGTTATTAACTCGATCAGAATAATCTGTATTGTCAAGATAATGGAGCACAGACGTAATTCTTCAAAATTAGGCGTtttgtagtaataattaattaggaacacagaaataaaatattacattttcctGATAAAGACGGGCTTGTACGTTTGCGtgtgtaattataatatatgatgtaaatgtaaaaaatcatttttcagCTATAAGATAGAGTATATCTAAGAATATAGTATCAAGAAATAtcacaattaaatattatattcacaGTAGATGAAATCCGACCAAGTAGAACGTTACATCGCTTGTAaacaacaatattatgcaattaattTATTCGGCTATTAAACACACTGTTGCTTGATCGTATTACGGCTGTCTGaaatcatttataattacaGATACAATGTTCAAACCTGCTATTAATTGGcacttaaaataaacttttccaTAGGATGGTCGGTTTTCGTGTTTTCAGTACGGAAAATCCTGTAAGATATTTTGTTactttgtttaatattaaacaagTGAATTAAATGTTCCTTATTGATATAcgaataattaaatacaataacacTTCAATATTCACATCCACAAAATAATTCAACCAACCACAGCAACGCATAAATTTTGtgttattcaatttcaatttttaaatgcattCATTATCCTGTTCTACGACATAATAAATTGGCTAATTTATTAACCGAAACACAACCGGTCaataattaaaatcacccaCTTCAAATAAACTTCATCTTAAAGTTCTTGATGTATCTCTTCTTGGGTATTTTTTGGGTTAGTCTGAGATTCGTTATCTTTTACTGTTTTTGTCGATTCTtctgatttttcattttgtacttCCGCGTCATTAGGTGTATGTTCTTTTGAACTTTTGTCCGGTTGAGAATCAGTTTTAGGAACAGATTCGGATTGTTCTTTCGTGTCTGTTGCATTTTCACTTGTACTCGCTGTGTGATTTGTCGCGGCATCTTGTTTTGGTCTCCATATTTTTGCTTTATTTATGAGGTATTTCACTTCCCTATCGAGTACCGCCATCTTCTTCGCGATATCGCGAATTTTGTATGTTACTGACTCGTGTAATGCTGTCTCCGCAAACGATTTAACGACTGTGTCGTAATATTCCTACAGAAAAACGCAACTTAATAAACATCGTTCACAATTAAAGTATGTAAGAATTTCCCTACATGGTATTCGTTTATTCGGCTTGTtaaatgattttcaaattttaataatagcaTCATATATAAAAAGTTTCGTGTTCAAAACCATATAGCGAAATTCcactataattaaattaataacttaCTTGAGTTTCATTAATCACTTTTTCTAGCGTTTCTATTTCGACTTGTGTAAATATGTCACTGGATAAacttaaatttttcatattatttaaaaatgttgtgcTTGCGTTTAACATAGAAGTCATACCCTTTAATACTTCTGGTCGTTCTCTGTGTTCATAGACACGTTCATACACATCATTGGTTAATTTTTGGAGTTCTGACAATTTCTCTTCGTATACTTCAGCGGTTGCTGTGAATCCATCTTCGTACAAccattcagaaatttcagaacaggCTTTCAATATACTTTCTGCTTCTTTAGATGTAGCTGCACCAGCATATTCTTCAGATTCTAATCTTTGTTGAGCATCAATTATAAATGTTTCTAAATTGTTCAAAGCTGTTTCACGTCTCGTTTTCTCAAAATCATATACGTCTAAACGATGTAATCTAAAATTATCGTATAATGTCGATATTACAATGTACGTAGTGTAcaatatattgttattaatgtctTTTATCAGATATAATTTACTTACTTATCACGAGAGTCAACAAGTTTATCCCCGAATAGAATCTGAGGTCCTAATTTGATCTCATCAGCTTTAATGGGCTCTTTGATCGTTACAATCGTagctttcttttctttctctttttctactTTTTCGGTTTTATTTGCTGCTTTATCTTCAGTAGTCGTAGTCTCATTCTGTTTCTTTGTTTTATCTTCTGTTTCTTTTTGTGACTCAGGATATTCTGGTTCTTCGTGAACTGGTTTTATGTCTTCTTTTACTGGTTTTTCTGTTTTTCCTTCTTTATCTTCTGAtcctataaatttcaaaaatacgaAAGATTAACTGTATGAAAAGTGTAACATATTTCATCTccctcatttatttttaaaggaTTTCCACAGCTTTCTTTTGTGTCATAATTTTTTGACTATTTTATAAATGCTTGCAAAAAATGGTTTTATGTTCTGCATATTTTTTCTGTTAtatgttctaaattttttttaaaagaaaaaaagaaaataattccaaaaaattgaaattaataaaatacaaataacatTTTTTGCAATGCATTCAGCACAAACCTGCAAAAAGTTTACTAATAGTTGAGCCAAGTATTGAGAAAGTACCCTCTTCTTCGTCAGAAGTTGAACTTGATTTTTCTGATACTAATTCTACATTCACCAAATTGAGTATGCCACTATCATCCATAGCAAAATGTGCCTTAATCCCTTTACTTTCTGCACCTTCTTTAATATGCTTGTCTAAAGCTTCAGCTACACCGGATAAAATTATAGTCGATATATTTGTATTACCAATAgcactaaaataaataaatgttaacaTATTGGTACctacaaatattatacaatgaataataattttaaaagacaCTTACGCTACTTCATGAGGGGGTAAGTAGTCCAATTCAGcataattaatatgaaattgaaaattgtctaaatatttattaaatgtgaTAATTTTCTTTTGCGGATATGGATTCATCTTGCTGAATAATGATTTTTTAACCTGAAAATAGCATATTCAAAAGGAAACCCAAGATTAATTTTAGCACATTTCATTTTATAAGTGTACAACAATAAAAACTCACTTGTTTCACTTTGTTATCAACAGTTCTATCAAAAGTAATCTGTATAGGAAACAATACAGCATCTCTAGTAACAAACTTCTTTACTTTAAACCCTTTACTAAGATCTGCAGCTTTATATACTGCTCCTAACGTAGCTGCCTCatctgtattaatatttttagataattcAACTGTTAAATACTGACTTAAATACTCTTGTATCTTTGGCATTCTTGTACCAG is from Megachile rotundata isolate GNS110a chromosome 2, iyMegRotu1, whole genome shotgun sequence and encodes:
- the Sbat gene encoding LSMD1 domain-containing protein Sbat, which translates into the protein MKEGHNVSNVTNDDYIHGNGEVVNTEESPAKQKLRGWLNRNLRIKMTDGRVLMGAFLCTDRDANVILGTCSEFLSEDHTEARNLGLVMIPGRHIVTIHLDA
- the Grp170 gene encoding hypoxia up-regulated Grp170 co-chaperone protein isoform X2; this encodes MKPSKLNMTIIWSLLIIVITLIHNSSGVAVMSIDIGSESMKVAIVSPGVPMEIALNKESKRKTPVTIAFRNGERSFGEDAQVVGIKSPQSSFSYILDLLGKSIDNPMVQLYKKRFPYYDIISDEERKTIAFRLDQNTTYTPEELLAQILHKGKEFAETSANQKISEAVIVVPGFFNQIERRALAQAADLAGIKVLQLINDYTAIALNYGIFRSKEINDTAHYVMFYDMGASSTTATVVSYQNVKTKEKGFVETNPHVSILGVGYDRTLGGLEVQLRLQHHLAKEFDALNKTSNSVFNSPKAMAKLFKEAGRVKNVLSANTDHFAQVEGLIEEHDFKLQVTREKLEQLCSDLFERVQDPINIALKTSGLTMDVISQVVLVGAGTRMPKIQEYLSQYLTVELSKNINTDEAATLGAVYKAADLSKGFKVKKFVTRDAVLFPIQITFDRTVDNKVKQVKKSLFSKMNPYPQKKIITFNKYLDNFQFHINYAELDYLPPHEVAAIGNTNISTIILSGVAEALDKHIKEGAESKGIKAHFAMDDSGILNLVNVELVSEKSSSTSDEEEGTFSILGSTISKLFAGSEDKEGKTEKPVKEDIKPVHEEPEYPESQKETEDKTKKQNETTTTEDKAANKTEKVEKEKEKKATIVTIKEPIKADEIKLGPQILFGDKLVDSRDKLHRLDVYDFEKTRRETALNNLETFIIDAQQRLESEEYAGAATSKEAESILKACSEISEWLYEDGFTATAEVYEEKLSELQKLTNDVYERVYEHRERPEVLKGMTSMLNASTTFLNNMKNLSLSSDIFTQVEIETLEKVINETQEYYDTVVKSFAETALHESVTYKIRDIAKKMAVLDREVKYLINKAKIWRPKQDAATNHTASTSENATDTKEQSESVPKTDSQPDKSSKEHTPNDAEVQNEKSEESTKTVKDNESQTNPKNTQEEIHQEL
- the Grp170 gene encoding hypoxia up-regulated Grp170 co-chaperone protein isoform X1 gives rise to the protein MFNMKPSKLNMTIIWSLLIIVITLIHNSSGVAVMSIDIGSESMKVAIVSPGVPMEIALNKESKRKTPVTIAFRNGERSFGEDAQVVGIKSPQSSFSYILDLLGKSIDNPMVQLYKKRFPYYDIISDEERKTIAFRLDQNTTYTPEELLAQILHKGKEFAETSANQKISEAVIVVPGFFNQIERRALAQAADLAGIKVLQLINDYTAIALNYGIFRSKEINDTAHYVMFYDMGASSTTATVVSYQNVKTKEKGFVETNPHVSILGVGYDRTLGGLEVQLRLQHHLAKEFDALNKTSNSVFNSPKAMAKLFKEAGRVKNVLSANTDHFAQVEGLIEEHDFKLQVTREKLEQLCSDLFERVQDPINIALKTSGLTMDVISQVVLVGAGTRMPKIQEYLSQYLTVELSKNINTDEAATLGAVYKAADLSKGFKVKKFVTRDAVLFPIQITFDRTVDNKVKQVKKSLFSKMNPYPQKKIITFNKYLDNFQFHINYAELDYLPPHEVAAIGNTNISTIILSGVAEALDKHIKEGAESKGIKAHFAMDDSGILNLVNVELVSEKSSSTSDEEEGTFSILGSTISKLFAGSEDKEGKTEKPVKEDIKPVHEEPEYPESQKETEDKTKKQNETTTTEDKAANKTEKVEKEKEKKATIVTIKEPIKADEIKLGPQILFGDKLVDSRDKLHRLDVYDFEKTRRETALNNLETFIIDAQQRLESEEYAGAATSKEAESILKACSEISEWLYEDGFTATAEVYEEKLSELQKLTNDVYERVYEHRERPEVLKGMTSMLNASTTFLNNMKNLSLSSDIFTQVEIETLEKVINETQEYYDTVVKSFAETALHESVTYKIRDIAKKMAVLDREVKYLINKAKIWRPKQDAATNHTASTSENATDTKEQSESVPKTDSQPDKSSKEHTPNDAEVQNEKSEESTKTVKDNESQTNPKNTQEEIHQEL
- the Grp170 gene encoding hypoxia up-regulated Grp170 co-chaperone protein isoform X3; translated protein: MFNMKPSKLNMTIIWSLLIIVITLIHNSSGVAVMSIDIGSESMKVAIVSPGVPMEIALNKESKRKTPVTIAFRNGERSFGEDAQVVGIKSPQSSFSYILDLLGKSIDNPMVQLYKKRFPYYDIISDEERKTIAFRLDQNTTYTPEELLAQILHKGKEFAETSANQKISEAVIVVPGFFNQIERRALAQAADLAGIKVLQLINDYTAIALNYGIFRSKEINDTAHYVMFYDMGASSTTATVVSYQNVKTKEKGFVETNPHVSILGVGYDRTLGGLEVQLRLQHHLAKEFDALNKTSNSVFNSPKAMAKLFKEAGRVKNVLSANTDHFAQVEGLIEEHDFKLQVTREKLEQLCSDLFERVQDPINIALKTSGLTMDVISQVVLVGAGTRMPKIQEYLSQYLTVELSKNINTDEAATLGAVYKAADLSKGFKVKKFVTRDAVLFPIQITFDRTVDNKVKQVKKSLFSKMNPYPQKKIITFNKYLDNFQFHINYAELDYLPPHEVAAIGNTNISTIILSGVAEALDKHIKEGAESKGIKAHFAMDDSGILNLVNVELVSEKSSSTSDEEEGSEDKEGKTEKPVKEDIKPVHEEPEYPESQKETEDKTKKQNETTTTEDKAANKTEKVEKEKEKKATIVTIKEPIKADEIKLGPQILFGDKLVDSRDKLHRLDVYDFEKTRRETALNNLETFIIDAQQRLESEEYAGAATSKEAESILKACSEISEWLYEDGFTATAEVYEEKLSELQKLTNDVYERVYEHRERPEVLKGMTSMLNASTTFLNNMKNLSLSSDIFTQVEIETLEKVINETQEYYDTVVKSFAETALHESVTYKIRDIAKKMAVLDREVKYLINKAKIWRPKQDAATNHTASTSENATDTKEQSESVPKTDSQPDKSSKEHTPNDAEVQNEKSEESTKTVKDNESQTNPKNTQEEIHQEL